Proteins encoded within one genomic window of Halorussus salilacus:
- a CDS encoding sugar phosphate nucleotidyltransferase yields the protein MTVRAAVVLAAGEGTRLRPLTRNRPKPMLPAADRPILEHVFDALIGAGIERLHVVVGYKRDRVQDHFGPTYRNVPINYVVQEKQLGSGHALLAAREGVAGEDGFLVVNGDQVIERRMVEDVLDAFEGDGASAMLAVTEQADVSHYGAVVTEGDRVVELVEKPETDDYRLLNAGVYAFDGSIFDAVEETPRVQGELALTDTLVRLIQREADEEEASGDESSAEGSSADDPSADETTVRGVTTEGLWVDATYPWDLLDVSRELLLQGRVTEPERDDAVWVADSATVHDDATLQGPVVVGPDSEVRPGAVVGPFTALGRNATVGANAVVERSVLDTDARVGPNSTLIDCVTGQGVALGANTTVPGGPGDVRVEDVVFEDQQLGALVADRVRADGDVSFAPGTLVAPRAHLHTGVTVSENVKERAEVLR from the coding sequence ATGACAGTTCGCGCCGCCGTCGTGCTGGCCGCGGGCGAGGGCACTCGGCTCCGTCCCCTGACCCGCAATCGCCCGAAACCGATGCTCCCGGCCGCCGACCGGCCCATCCTCGAACACGTCTTCGACGCGCTCATCGGCGCGGGAATCGAGCGCCTCCACGTCGTCGTCGGCTACAAGCGCGACCGGGTGCAGGACCACTTCGGGCCGACGTATCGGAACGTCCCCATCAACTACGTCGTCCAGGAGAAGCAACTCGGGAGCGGTCACGCCCTGCTGGCGGCCCGCGAGGGCGTCGCCGGGGAGGACGGCTTCCTCGTGGTCAACGGCGACCAAGTCATCGAACGCCGGATGGTCGAGGACGTGCTCGACGCCTTCGAGGGCGACGGCGCGAGCGCGATGCTCGCGGTGACCGAGCAGGCCGACGTCTCCCACTACGGCGCGGTCGTGACCGAGGGCGACCGCGTGGTCGAACTGGTCGAGAAGCCCGAGACCGACGACTACCGCCTGCTCAACGCTGGCGTCTACGCCTTCGACGGCTCCATCTTCGACGCGGTCGAGGAGACCCCGCGCGTCCAGGGCGAACTCGCGCTGACCGACACCCTCGTCCGACTCATCCAGCGGGAGGCCGACGAGGAGGAGGCATCCGGAGACGAATCGTCGGCCGAGGGGTCGTCGGCCGACGACCCCTCGGCCGACGAGACCACGGTCCGGGGCGTCACCACCGAGGGGCTGTGGGTCGACGCGACCTACCCGTGGGACCTGCTGGACGTGTCCCGAGAGTTGCTACTTCAGGGACGGGTCACCGAACCCGAGCGCGACGACGCGGTGTGGGTCGCCGACTCGGCGACCGTCCACGACGACGCCACCCTTCAGGGGCCGGTCGTGGTCGGCCCCGACTCGGAGGTCCGGCCCGGGGCCGTGGTCGGCCCGTTCACCGCGCTGGGCCGCAACGCCACGGTCGGCGCGAACGCAGTGGTCGAGCGGTCGGTCCTCGACACCGACGCCAGGGTCGGCCCGAACTCGACCCTCATCGACTGCGTCACCGGACAGGGGGTCGCGCTGGGCGCGAACACCACGGTCCCCGGCGGGCCGGGCGACGTGCGCGTCGAGGACGTCGTGTTCGAGGACCAGCAGCTCGGCGCGCTGGTGGCCGACCGCGTACGCGCCGACGGCGACGTGAGCTTCGCGCCGGGGACGCTCGTCGCCCCGCGCGCGCATCTCCACACGGGCGTGACCGTCTCCGAAAACGTCAAGGAACGCGCCGAGGTGTTGCGCTGA
- a CDS encoding metal-dependent hydrolase — protein sequence MPDLLAHALFAYALGLLLSWRYAWLSPAYVTVVMAGAFVPDLSKAELLVPSTAVEAALGVPFDWFALHTAGGVFVAIALGATVVARAERGRVAALLSVGAVSHLLADGLLLKPSGRSYAIGWPVSQYHPPTPGLYLSTQPDPAVAAAAFAAAVWLATRYRRGSE from the coding sequence ATGCCTGACCTGCTCGCTCACGCACTCTTCGCGTACGCGCTCGGTCTGCTCCTCTCGTGGCGCTACGCGTGGCTGTCGCCCGCGTACGTCACGGTCGTCATGGCGGGCGCGTTCGTCCCCGACCTCTCGAAGGCCGAGCTACTCGTTCCCAGCACCGCCGTCGAAGCGGCGCTCGGCGTCCCGTTCGACTGGTTCGCGCTCCACACCGCGGGCGGCGTGTTCGTCGCGATAGCGCTCGGAGCGACGGTCGTCGCCCGGGCCGAGCGGGGCCGCGTGGCGGCGCTGTTGAGCGTCGGCGCGGTCTCCCATCTGCTGGCCGACGGCCTGCTCCTGAAGCCGTCGGGGCGCTCGTACGCGATTGGCTGGCCGGTCTCGCAGTACCACCCGCCGACGCCGGGGCTGTACCTGAGCACCCAGCCCGACCCCGCCGTCGCGGCCGCGGCGTTCGCCGCGGCCGTCTGGCTCGCGACGCGGTATCGCCGCGGGTCCGAGTAG